From the genome of Thiovulum sp. ES:
GTTCTATTATTAGACCAATCATAGATTGTTTGTTTGGAAACCCCAATTTTTTCGGCTAACTCTTTTTGAGTGATTCCAAGTTCTCTGCAAGTCTTTTTTACTAAATTATCTTCTTTTTTTTGTTCCAAAAAAGTCCTTTTCAATTTTTAGTAATTATAGAAAAAAATGTTTTTTATTTGAAAGTTTTTCACGAGGTTTTCCC
Proteins encoded in this window:
- a CDS encoding putative transcriptional regulator; the protein is MEQKKEDNLVKKTCRELGITQKELAEKIGVSKQTIYDWSNNRTPIPKWGLTIFKLLSEKKEYSELKHILKNALNNNKIIL